The sequence below is a genomic window from Silene latifolia isolate original U9 population chromosome 7, ASM4854445v1, whole genome shotgun sequence.
CAGTATAAAAATCAAATCTTATATATTGATAGTTTGACCATACCATTTCAATGCTAAGAATATAATAAATACTTAGATTTTAGTTAATAATCTATACTAGACTTCTTTCTCCTATGTTTTGATGTCATAGGATAGACACTGTATTTTTCATTGACATGCGTTTTGAACTAGTCGAGTTAAACTACATTGAAGAATGATGTGCATACATGGCTAATCAAGTAATGGCGGTGGTCACATGTTCTTTTGATCAAGAAATGGTTATTTTATCATTTGATTTAGAAGGAGAAGTATCAGTTGTGGAGGGAGCCAAATTTTAAGAGTTGTACGTCCTTGTGTGTAGTAATTCAATGCGACTGAAACTAATGTTGCTCTGCATTTCCATTCCCACATCCTTTTGGAGAAATATGTGACAGTTCTTAAAATTTCAACATTTCTGAATCTATGTTGTCATCTGGTGCTTTTCTTTCAGTTTTTCTACTTCGACTATGTGGAATACCTTCCAACAGAGCCACCACATCAAAGTGATATTAAACCCTTGAACAGTCGTTATGGTGGCTAAATTTATGTTTTCGGTTTCGAGCTTCAGAAAAAGCTTTAGAAGGCAAAATTGTTTGTCGTCGGGTATGGTGCTCTAGTTTGTAAATTTCTGGAAAATATTGCTTTGATGGGAGTTTCTTGTGGCAATTACTCTAATGATTAAGCAATACCTCGAGATCATTTCACTGACTATTGCGGTATTGCCTCCTCCTTTCAGATCATCTATGCTCGTGCATATACTTATGAGCATCAGCACAACCTTCTTCTTGGCCTGGCAGCAAAAATGGTTGAGGAACCCTTTCGACTGCTGGTGAGTTACTGCCGATGCTAACACCTGGAATTAATCAGTCATGAGCTTATAAAATGACTTCATTCTCATTGATATGTTTAGATCGTAGATTCTATAATTGCTCTCTTTCGAGTTGATTTCTCTGGAAGAGGTGAGCTGGCAGAGCGACAGGTAAATTCAGTCAACGCcaatttagtcacatttatttgTTCTCTATACTCAATTTAATTTCTAGATTCACGACTCAAAACTAAATCGCTTTTGCAGCAAAAACTCGCTCAAATGCTGTCGCGTCTGATTAAGATAGCTGAGGAATTCAATGTGGCAGTTTATCTCACTAATCAAGGTACTATTAGGTTTTTAAATGCCATAATTAAGGAGGTAAGTCGAAACCATACTATCGTGCTGACTTGTTCAAACATGGTTGCAGTAATATCTGATCCAGCTGGAGGAGTATTCGTGACAGACCCAAAGAAACCAGCTGGTGGTCACGTACTTGCTCATGCCTCGACTATTAGGCTGATGTTCAGGAAGGGCAAAGGTGAACAACGTATCTGCAAGGTGTTTGATGCTCCCAATCTGCCAGAAGCTGAAGCTATATCCTTCCCATTCTGTTAACATTTTCACGTCTTCATATATAATCACAGCAATGTCGAGTTTTATCCCGTTAAGTATTATTCTGACTTTTTCCTTGACAGAAGCACGTATTTCAGATAACACCAGGTGGAATCGCTGATGCAAAGGACTGAAATGTCAAGAAGATTGGATCTGTTTCTGAAGTTATGATTTTTACGCGTTTATATGCTTTTCATGCACTTTTATGACTTGAGATTTTTCAAGAGATTCTAAGTAGTCCAAAACTCGAAGCCGTTATTAGAACATATGCAGCAGTTATGAATATTGTTGGCATTTATTTTTGTCTAAAGATGAAGATGCAATTATTCAAATCTAGCAACGGTATACGCGTAAATATTGTTTCGTATATATAATAACACTGTTTATTTGATAAAGTAACACTTATGTTACATATATTGATAATAGAagctcatgtaggaattgaacctacatcctttatgcaattgcacaaatgctctaccaattgagctaatgagctagtttagtagAAATCGAATATTCCACCAACACACTACGATTGATGTAATGGCCACAATATAAGTTTATAAGTCACCACTTCACCTGAGTATTCGAGTCATATGTTTCTCATGTTATTCCAAAGAGCATGTAGTGTTATTCCAGTAACTTGTCATGTTATCACATAGAGTAACCGTGTTATTCTATTAACTTGTTACGTTATTCCATAGAGCCAAATAATATTCCGTGACACAAAAGCCAGGTATTATAACACAATATCCTATTATGATAACATAGTTATAGTTACGGATTATAAAGCGCGAAAAACCAATTCTATTGATCTGAAGACAAACTAGTTCCGTCGATGACCGTATAAGGCACATTATATGCATTTAAaatctgaataaggtatgagattcacaaaataaggtctgagattcaccaaataaggaaaagagcaaaaaaggtgattttaagaccaagtttcacaaaacaagctctaagattcactcgAACAAgatccgagattcacaaaacaaagtccgagattcaccgaataaagaaaagagcaaaaaggtgattttaaccacttatgatgaccaagtttcacaaaacaagccctaagattcactaaataaagtatgagattcacaaaataaggtctgagattcaccaaataaggaaaagagcaaaaaacgtgattttaaccacttatgatgaccaagttacACAAAGcaacctctaagattcactgaacaaggtctgagattcacaaaacaaagtctgagattcacctaataaagaaaagagcaaaataggttattttaaccaattatgatgatcaagtttcacaaaacaagccttaagattcactgaataagatatgagattcacaaaacaaggtctgagattcaccaaataaggaaaagagcaaaaaacgtgattttaaccacttatgatgaccaagtttcacaaaatatgctctaagattcactgaacaaagtctgagattcacaaaacaaagtctgagattcacctaataaacaaaagagcaaaaaacgtgattttaaccacttatgatgaccaagtttcacaaaacaacctctaagattcactgaacaaggtctgagattcacaaaacaaagtctgagattcacctaataaagaaaagagcaaaataggtgattttaaccacttatgatgatcaagtttcacaaaacaagccttaagattcactgaataagatatgagattcacaaaataaggtctgagattcaccaaataaggaaaagagcaaaaaacgtgattttaaccacttatgatgaccaagtttcacaaaacaagctctaagattcacttaacaaggtctgagattcacaaaacaaagtctgagattcacctaataaagaaaagagcaaaataggtgattttaaccacttatgatgatcaagtttcacaaaacaagccttaagattcactaaataaggtatgagattcacaaaataaggactgagattcacaaaataaggcaaagaacaaaataggtgattcctaacacctataatgaccaagttttagaaaattatcttacaggttgatgcgaccataattggcgcatatttagcccccgaattaccattgtttctatgctttttagtgcctatttgggtcatttcttatctttagttctttgttttgcatattctttgagattttgatcccttggtaggaaaggagtaagaatcttgcattttcatggcaaaacaaggctaaattgatcatattcaatgaccaagtatcaaggagagacaagactagaaggcctttgtacatagcataagtagaagagcattgttgagaaaaggatccttgagtccccaaggaaatccccaaggaatccatgaagaaaagggaagaaaaagaagaaggaaagtcttgaactacaatccgaacggattgtagggaatccgtccgtcctcgccagtccgagcgtcctcaccaggaatccgctcggattacccgtcgccagtccgagcgtcttgttccttgatccgctcggatcgtccatcccagatccggccgtcccgactcccatccgctcggatcacagcacagcatagtttcgttcttcaagctacgaaatggagaagcccttctctcggacaatcccggaggctccttgctcaacttaaaagtgtaattactagtttagcccttagttaaccctaatgcatcctccctaatttttactataaataccccattagtctaattagaggggcatgttcttcttatcaataattagagtagttaatatcaatcaaatctctcttcaatattgtaatcaaatattaatcaagttttaatccaagttttagttctttaatctctctctagttcttcatttattttgggtaattagaagattattgggtttattgggagattgacaaccttccatcaatcatcaagttcttctattattcttgctttattattggaatcattagtaggtataatctcttaatccctttttaattattgctaattactttcatttattcatcatgtttcattatgttagtatgattgacaacctttctagcatgatcaatatgataatgagtgagtagtctcttagctagggtttaatgggtgattaggggaaaccaacatgggaatgattcatgcttaaattaatatgctttcatatcttatttgcttgcttgttttgatcttaatacatgcacatgttatatttgatgaaatgctaagcctatgaatccttgcatttactatcatcttctatcctttcaacttgacttgtaagacataacccaactcgagtcttgttagaccatgcatgtgttaagtagggaagattaagtcgacttgtaggtgttgtacaatccaagagattcggctccgggacccaaactttcctaggattgtaagatataacccaactcaatccatcacaacaataattgcttgcttataatttgagaacatgtttgtatgatcatatcccatgattcccctatgaacccatgacaccctagtgcttttaatcaattgtttacacccttatttcatttactttgctagtttattttcattgctattttagtttagtgaccttctacatcaacccaatttgtgacacccctagacaccactagttacaatagaatcttcatttcaatacccgtcccttgggatccgacctttacttgcctctttactaattgtagagttgtttgtgaagtataaattgtgttttgtatcgaccattgaccaacgaccacatatgtttaattgtgaacaccaaatggcttcgatcaaaaatggcgccgtcgccggggacggtgtttaattgatttaagatttcttttattgtttttagttgtgtctttttcaccttgggaagtaaaactcctcaaggtttgttctaattgttttctagttgtttgatattttgcatgtctagaaggttacaaagagatttgttaccttttgaccgtgaaatcgaaagaaccttgacgaataataggagacttgttaggaggaatttgggaggtgttggtgaagttgttcaacccactagtgagtttgtcaatcctttcgcaatagaaggagaagagaacccattaaacaataccacacaaaatccacctacaatgcctaaattctcgtcacactctatacccaccgaggaggatctaccaaatggtactcctaccccacaacatcttaccggaaactttattgccaagtccgccttcattcaactagttgagaggagccaattcgggggaatgcctagtgaggaccctcattctcatatggaaacattttgtgattattgtgaagctatctctcaaacgggcgtgactcaagaccaaataagatgggtcttatttcctttttcgttaatcggcaccgcaaagcaatggttgaagggccttgataaggccacccttggaatagattcttggaagaagctagctctagctttctacaaaaaattctacccaccggagaagacaaatatgctaagagctcaaattacgggttttaagcaaagggatgaagaatctttgtatgaagcttgggagcggttcaaaggtatttgtcgctcatgtcctcaccatggacttagcgaatggtttttagtgcaacaattttggaatggtttatatgaagattcaaggaacattctcaatatgggatcaaatggaatgttcaccgaagttgatgacaatcaaacatgaaacaagattgaggaaatggcggtccataattcgcaatatagtaggcctcgcaaggctactagaggaggaaagtatgaagtggacaccgtgactcaattgggtgctcaacttagtgctcacattgacacaatcaacttgaagtttgaacaagctatggctagacttgaggaaagctcaaaatcatcaaagcatcatgtcaatgccatgacggcatcctcatcaatcccaagcgggatatgtgagaattgtggaaccttgggtcatgactcaagtgaatgtaggggaacaaccgaacaagtcaatgctttccaagcttacaaaagtggcaccccttattcaaatttttacaatgaaaacaccaagttccacccaaatctctcgtacaagagccaaaatgtccaaaaccctcaaactacatacactccaccacccatgagaaatcaaaatcaaagaccctttttcaatcaaaaccaaggctaccaaaatcaaaatccatacaatcaccacaatgaccaaagttttgatgtccaaaaagcggtcattcaaatgcaaaaaaatcaacaagaattcttcacccaaatgcaaaaggatagccaagcaaaggataccaccatcaacaacattctagctcacaccaagatgttggaaacacaattgacccaactagcatcttcaaactcatcaagacaaaaggggcaattaccacctcaaggtaatcccctagacatgaaacggttagtgccattcacttgagaagtggtacaagatatgaagcaccaaagaagcaagttgaggatgaaattatgagagctagtgagaatgaagttgtggtgcaaggtcccaaggaaggggaatcatcaaaagaagaaagttcaaagaaaaatgaagacaaagccaaagaaaaggagcccattgtgattagacttccttttccaagtcgtcaagccaagcccaaatttgatgatcaacttggaaagttcatggaaattgtgaagaacttagaagtctcaattcctttcacggaattgatcaatcacgttccggcctatgcaaagtacatgaaagatatcctaacaaagaagaagtcaatccggaaacttgagactatcgccttcactaaggtgagtagtgcaatacttcaagggagttcacctccaaagttaaaggatccgggaagcttctcaataccgtgtaccattggcgacacaacgatcaacaaagccttatgtgatctaggggctagtgtgagtgtcatgccgtactcggtaagtaaaaggttgggaatgggagagcttaaatgtaccaacatcactcttcaaatggccgatagatcgacgaagacaccgctagggatatgggaagatgtccccgtgcgaattgggaagtttttcatcccggtggactttgtcattgttgatatggaggaagattccaacattccaatcatcttaggaagacctttcctacacaccgcgggtgcggtgattgatgtgaaacatggagagctcactctagaagtgggagatgaaagcataacttttaatcttgacaagaccatgagagctcctcgtttgcatgagccatgtttcatgattgatcattatagccggaaagatgaaaagaagaaatcggaactccaatggaagaagaaagttgaagatgctccattcaaagagcaagtgaattgtgaaaaggagagcttgcaaagctcatcaaaatcaaccaaggaagaagaagatggcctcattggccaagaaaagaaattgggagagttgtctccatccaagcaagagattttcaatgatcaactcaatgaagtttgtggtctttgggacgacgaatttgaagggatctttaatccctacattgggcatgccatcgatcatgatcaacaacaagggccacggtctattgaggacctctaccacaacaatgaacaagcttttaattacttcttcgaggtgttgagcaacatcaacaacaccttgaacatgccccctgacatctcatcaagaatgagagtttggtggagtcctccctaaaccaccacttgtgaatatttctaactccctaacttacatttaattttttgtattgcattttttgtcatttttggattttatttactttgatcaaaataattgtcatgaaaagagagaagtgagggagggactaatgattttaattgatgtgtagtgctttaccttagtgtggggatggcaattgcctaggctattcatgccttagtagtgcccccgcaatgaagaacacaagattcgaaagaaagaaagaaagaatgataagggaatgcgttggtgcacggatggaatcaatccgtgtacacaggaccaatccgagcggattcacgagaatccgcccgtctgcgagaggatccgagcgtcctgccgAGAAGACGCCTCTTGGGGCTGAAAACCGCAAATTTTCGtcattgaagaatccgagcggatttacgg
It includes:
- the LOC141590386 gene encoding meiotic recombination protein DMC1 homolog — protein: MANQIIYARAYTYEHQHNLLLGLAAKMVEEPFRLLIVDSIIALFRVDFSGRGELAERQQKLAQMLSRLIKIAEEFNVAVYLTNQVISDPAGGVFVTDPKKPAGGHVLAHASTIRLMFRKGKGEQRICKVFDAPNLPEAEAISFPFC